Proteins from a genomic interval of Actinoalloteichus hymeniacidonis:
- a CDS encoding LLM class flavin-dependent oxidoreductase, whose product MKLSIFSVTDHYPARDRSIASFYDQLLGEISYAEELGFANYFIAEHHFHDYGIVPSPAVLLAAAARQTSRIGLGVAVAVLPFHQPMVLAEEYAMLDQLSGGRLALGVGSGYLPHEYAGFGVDPAEKRTRFDESLEIMTKAWTGAPVHFEGRHHRLSGVRSAITPVSSPPLWVAVIRPEAAYHVGRQGRNIMLIPYASATDIGHLGEVVTAYRRGFAESGAPGQGDVAVALHTYVGEQPDVSDEVGPALAQYTDTRLYHKSHRSYAELVAAELVLFGDADLVSRRMRRLAELGVTQLLALCNFGALAPELVNASMKRLAGIDAD is encoded by the coding sequence ATGAAGCTGAGCATCTTCTCGGTCACCGACCACTACCCGGCGCGTGACCGCAGCATCGCTTCCTTCTACGACCAGCTGCTCGGTGAGATCTCCTATGCCGAGGAGCTGGGTTTCGCCAACTATTTCATTGCCGAGCACCACTTTCATGATTACGGAATCGTGCCCTCGCCTGCGGTCTTGCTCGCGGCGGCCGCCCGGCAGACCAGCCGAATCGGCCTGGGGGTCGCCGTCGCGGTCCTGCCCTTCCACCAGCCGATGGTGCTGGCCGAGGAATACGCCATGCTCGACCAGCTCTCCGGCGGACGCCTCGCCCTCGGCGTGGGGTCCGGCTACCTGCCGCACGAGTACGCGGGTTTCGGCGTCGACCCGGCCGAGAAACGCACTCGTTTCGATGAGTCGTTGGAGATCATGACCAAGGCGTGGACGGGTGCGCCGGTCCACTTCGAGGGACGGCATCATCGGCTGTCCGGGGTCCGGTCGGCGATCACCCCGGTGAGCTCGCCGCCGCTGTGGGTCGCGGTGATCCGACCGGAGGCCGCCTACCACGTAGGCAGGCAGGGCCGGAACATCATGCTGATCCCCTACGCCTCCGCAACGGACATCGGGCATCTCGGCGAGGTCGTCACGGCCTATCGCCGGGGCTTCGCCGAATCCGGCGCCCCCGGACAGGGCGATGTCGCGGTCGCCCTGCACACCTATGTCGGCGAACAGCCCGACGTCTCCGACGAGGTCGGCCCCGCACTCGCCCAGTACACCGACACCAGGCTCTACCACAAGAGCCACCGCAGTTATGCGGAGCTGGTGGCGGCCGAGTTGGTGTTGTTCGGCGATGCGGACCTGGTGTCTCGTCGGATGCGTCGGTTGGCCGAACTGGGCGTCACCCAGTTGTTGGCCTTGTGCAATTTCGGTGCCCTGGCGCCGGAGCTGGTGAACGCCTCGATGAAGAGGCTGGCAGGCATCGACGCAGACTGA
- a CDS encoding alpha/beta fold hydrolase gives MVTVLPHEIHGEGPQRVIALHGWFSDRSAFRSIRPYLDTTRFSYAFVDFRGYGAARDLDGEFTMAEAAADVLTLAGHLGWSEFALLGHSMGGKVAAAVLAADTSRVTSVAGISPVPASGVPFDDQSWQLFEGAAENPANRRAIIDLTTGNRHSGFWLDAMVRHSLDCSTVPAFAAYLQDWARHDFHESIVGDATPVLAIAGEHDPALNGDALRNTWLQWHPNARLEVFSNAGHYAADETPLALVSAVESFLTTN, from the coding sequence ATGGTGACAGTCCTACCGCACGAAATCCATGGCGAAGGACCGCAACGGGTGATCGCGCTACACGGTTGGTTCTCCGATCGGTCCGCTTTCCGCTCGATCCGGCCCTACCTCGACACCACCCGATTCAGCTACGCCTTCGTCGATTTCCGAGGCTATGGAGCGGCCCGGGACCTCGACGGCGAGTTCACCATGGCCGAAGCCGCCGCCGACGTCCTCACGCTGGCCGGCCACCTGGGTTGGTCCGAGTTCGCACTCTTAGGACACTCGATGGGCGGCAAGGTCGCGGCCGCCGTACTGGCTGCGGACACGAGCCGGGTGACCTCGGTGGCAGGCATCTCCCCGGTTCCCGCATCCGGCGTCCCCTTCGACGATCAGTCCTGGCAGCTCTTCGAGGGCGCCGCCGAGAACCCCGCCAATCGACGCGCGATCATCGACCTGACCACCGGCAACCGCCACAGCGGCTTCTGGTTGGACGCGATGGTGCGTCATTCACTGGACTGCTCGACGGTGCCCGCCTTCGCCGCCTACCTCCAGGACTGGGCGCGGCACGACTTCCACGAGTCGATCGTCGGCGACGCGACCCCGGTACTGGCGATCGCAGGCGAGCACGACCCGGCGCTCAACGGCGATGCCCTGCGCAACACCTGGCTGCAGTGGCATCCCAACGCCCGCCTCGAGGTGTTCTCCAACGCCGGTCACTACGCCGCCGACGAGACACCACTGGCGCTCGTGTCCGCCGTGGAATCCTTCCTGACCACGAATTGA
- a CDS encoding DUF3558 family protein produces MRTVGIRWRVGGLVAAGALLLAACTTQEAGRAAPAEGSAPPPPEMGDLLEQSQEPTDEAEGDEGSEEPSESESLEPPPDDVEPNPHLDATTTCDYLTDEMLDDIGISGPSSYREGDRGRGNCIIVDMETNGDLGVGVSLNPYGGLDDWNLDGLTEASSTEVGGRAAREVRTQGNMCAIDVAATDTSSVRVLATNPDLDAACETAAQAAGHVIPALPAEAFE; encoded by the coding sequence GTGAGAACTGTCGGAATCCGGTGGCGAGTCGGTGGTCTGGTGGCTGCGGGCGCGCTCCTGCTCGCTGCGTGTACCACCCAGGAAGCCGGTCGCGCGGCACCGGCCGAGGGTTCGGCTCCGCCCCCGCCGGAGATGGGCGATCTCCTCGAACAGTCACAGGAACCCACCGACGAAGCCGAGGGCGACGAGGGTTCCGAAGAGCCGAGCGAGTCGGAATCCCTGGAGCCACCACCGGACGACGTCGAGCCGAATCCGCACCTGGACGCGACGACGACCTGCGATTACCTCACCGATGAGATGCTCGACGACATCGGAATCTCCGGGCCGTCCAGCTACCGAGAGGGCGACCGGGGACGCGGGAACTGCATCATCGTCGACATGGAGACCAACGGCGACCTCGGCGTCGGGGTCTCGCTCAATCCCTACGGCGGCTTGGACGACTGGAACCTCGACGGTCTCACCGAGGCATCCAGCACCGAGGTGGGCGGCCGTGCCGCCAGGGAGGTCCGCACCCAGGGCAACATGTGTGCCATCGACGTCGCCGCGACCGACACCTCCAGTGTCCGCGTGCTGGCGACCAACCCCGATCTCGACGCGGCCTGCGAGACGGCGGCGCAGGCCGCAGGCCATGTCATCCCCGCACTACCTGCCGAGGCATTCGAATAA
- a CDS encoding acetyl/propionyl/methylcrotonyl-CoA carboxylase subunit alpha — protein MFESVLIANRGEIAVRIARTLTDLGIHSIGVYSDADQDARHVGAVDRAVRIGPASATESYLNIDAVVAAAVRTGAQAVHPGYGFLAENADFARACAAAGLVFIGPSPAAIELMGDKIRAKHAVVAAGVGVVPGRSEAGLSDQDLIDAVREIGLPVLLKPSAGGGGKGMRRVTTIEGIADTVRAARREARAAFGDDTLLVERYIERPRHLEVQVLADQHGTVLALGERECSLQRRHQKIIEEAPSPLLDSDARADFLADAVAVAKACAYVGAGTVEFITDIEGRGRSFLEMNTRLQVEHPVTELVSGVDLVEWQLRVAAGQRLPADLGSTGPGGHAVEARVYAEDPDRGFLPTGGRILDLVEPAGPGVRVDSGLQSGAEIGGDYDPMLAKVIAWGPDRATALRRLDGALSRTALLGVTTNVAFLRALLSRDEVRTGLLDTGLVERVVDELVEPRPPEAVLVAAALERQLAAEPSGNVVDPWDIPDGWRMGESSARRRWIGPIGGDQVEVTVQGLASAARIRIDGGPSIPAAARFEHGELVVAYDGTVQRYRHARTGEVCWLGSAGRTWALVERTPLAEAGQDTSVADPIVRSPMPGTVLSVAVAEGEEVRPNQPLLIVEAMKMEHTVLAPVAGQVRDLRARPGAQVAVDEALAVVVTAAEPTDPVSTSAAG, from the coding sequence GTGTTCGAGTCCGTGTTGATCGCCAACCGGGGCGAGATCGCGGTGCGGATCGCCCGCACCCTTACCGACCTCGGCATCCACTCGATCGGCGTCTACAGCGATGCGGACCAGGATGCCCGGCACGTCGGCGCGGTGGACCGAGCGGTCCGAATCGGCCCGGCCTCGGCGACCGAGAGCTACCTGAACATCGACGCGGTCGTGGCCGCCGCCGTGCGCACCGGGGCGCAGGCGGTGCACCCCGGCTATGGCTTCCTCGCCGAGAACGCCGACTTCGCCAGAGCCTGCGCGGCGGCGGGACTGGTCTTCATCGGGCCCTCACCGGCGGCGATCGAGCTGATGGGCGACAAGATCCGGGCCAAACACGCCGTCGTCGCGGCCGGGGTGGGCGTCGTTCCCGGTCGGTCCGAGGCGGGATTGTCCGATCAGGACCTCATCGACGCCGTCCGGGAGATCGGCCTGCCGGTGCTGCTCAAGCCCTCGGCGGGTGGCGGCGGCAAGGGTATGCGGCGGGTGACGACGATCGAGGGGATCGCGGACACCGTGCGGGCCGCTCGTCGGGAGGCACGTGCCGCGTTCGGCGACGACACCCTGCTGGTGGAGCGCTACATCGAGCGGCCCCGGCATCTCGAAGTCCAGGTGCTCGCCGACCAACACGGCACGGTGCTGGCCTTGGGGGAGCGGGAGTGCAGTCTGCAACGCCGCCACCAGAAGATCATCGAGGAGGCGCCGTCGCCGCTGTTGGACTCCGATGCGCGTGCGGACTTCCTGGCCGATGCCGTGGCGGTGGCCAAGGCCTGCGCCTATGTCGGTGCGGGCACCGTGGAGTTCATCACCGACATCGAGGGCCGGGGACGCAGCTTCCTGGAGATGAACACCCGACTCCAGGTGGAGCATCCGGTGACCGAGCTGGTCAGCGGCGTGGACCTCGTCGAGTGGCAACTGCGGGTGGCCGCCGGGCAGCGGTTGCCCGCCGACCTCGGATCGACGGGACCAGGCGGGCACGCCGTCGAGGCTCGGGTCTACGCCGAGGACCCGGACCGGGGATTCCTGCCGACCGGCGGACGAATCCTCGATCTCGTCGAACCCGCCGGTCCCGGCGTCCGGGTGGATTCCGGCTTGCAGAGCGGGGCCGAGATCGGCGGTGACTACGACCCGATGTTGGCGAAGGTGATCGCCTGGGGGCCGGACCGTGCCACCGCGCTGCGCCGACTCGACGGTGCGCTGAGCCGGACCGCCCTGCTCGGCGTCACCACGAACGTGGCCTTCCTTCGCGCCCTGCTGAGCAGGGACGAGGTGCGCACGGGCCTGCTGGACACCGGACTGGTGGAGCGGGTCGTCGACGAGCTGGTCGAACCCCGGCCGCCCGAGGCGGTGCTGGTCGCCGCAGCGCTGGAGCGACAACTGGCGGCGGAACCCTCGGGCAACGTCGTCGACCCCTGGGACATCCCCGATGGCTGGCGGATGGGCGAGTCCTCGGCGCGACGCCGGTGGATCGGCCCGATCGGCGGCGACCAGGTGGAGGTCACCGTGCAGGGCCTGGCGAGCGCGGCCCGCATTCGGATCGACGGGGGGCCGTCGATCCCGGCCGCCGCCCGTTTCGAGCACGGCGAGCTGGTCGTCGCCTACGACGGGACCGTGCAGCGCTACCGACACGCCCGAACCGGCGAGGTCTGCTGGTTGGGCAGCGCCGGTCGGACCTGGGCATTGGTCGAGCGGACTCCGCTGGCCGAAGCCGGGCAGGACACCTCGGTAGCGGACCCGATCGTGCGCAGTCCGATGCCCGGCACGGTGCTCTCAGTCGCCGTGGCCGAAGGCGAGGAGGTTCGGCCGAATCAGCCGTTGCTGATCGTCGAGGCGATGAAGATGGAGCACACGGTGCTGGCCCCCGTGGCGGGGCAGGTGCGCGATCTGCGAGCCCGACCGGGCGCCCAGGTCGCCGTCGACGAGGCGCTCGCCGTCGTGGTCACGGCGGCCGAGCCCACCGATCCCGTTTCCACCTCGGCCGCTGGCTGA
- a CDS encoding SACE_7040 family transcriptional regulator, with amino-acid sequence MRQNHQEESTGTRRRSAERRQEILDAAAELFAARGYHGVSIEDLGRAVGVSGPALYRHFRNKEAVLAEMLLAVSERLLTEGTARVAAAEGPAAALDALIEWHVEFALSKPALITVHDRELDNVPEAERRTVRRLQRRYVEEWVAVAARIAPHTARGRLLAATHAAFGLLNSTPHSATNTDLATMRTLLATMAHAALSSAWEPNNGGTRP; translated from the coding sequence ATGCGGCAGAACCATCAGGAGGAGTCGACCGGAACGCGGCGACGCTCCGCCGAGCGGCGACAGGAGATCCTGGACGCCGCCGCCGAGCTGTTCGCCGCACGTGGATATCACGGCGTGTCCATCGAGGACCTCGGGCGCGCGGTCGGCGTCTCCGGCCCGGCGCTCTACCGGCACTTCCGCAACAAGGAGGCGGTGCTGGCCGAGATGCTGTTGGCGGTCAGCGAACGCCTGCTGACCGAGGGCACCGCCCGAGTCGCGGCCGCCGAGGGGCCGGCGGCGGCGCTGGACGCACTGATCGAATGGCATGTCGAGTTCGCCCTGAGCAAGCCCGCGCTGATCACGGTGCACGACCGGGAACTCGACAACGTTCCTGAGGCCGAACGGCGAACCGTACGCCGCCTGCAACGTCGCTATGTCGAGGAATGGGTGGCCGTGGCGGCGCGGATCGCTCCGCACACCGCGCGGGGCAGGCTGCTCGCCGCCACCCATGCCGCCTTCGGACTGCTCAACTCCACCCCGCACAGCGCGACCAACACCGATCTGGCCACGATGCGCACCCTGTTGGCGACCATGGCCCACGCCGCCCTGTCCTCGGCCTGGGAGCCCAACAACGGCGGGACGCGCCCGTAG
- a CDS encoding pyridoxamine 5'-phosphate oxidase family protein, producing MARVAGCLDDQHATAMVGGRPLAVLATTDATGAPHSALISWFVPLDECTLVAALDTRSRHVRNLRHNPRFALQILADDLVLAVSGRAEFVVGELASAPFPASAVRLSLETVVDQQLPQMQFRGPSYTFDITKGHRDAVERRVLAELAATDPRPPWSTDRQEEPA from the coding sequence GTGGCTCGGGTAGCGGGGTGTCTGGACGACCAACACGCCACGGCGATGGTCGGTGGCAGACCCCTGGCCGTCCTGGCCACGACGGACGCCACCGGCGCGCCGCACAGCGCTTTGATCTCGTGGTTCGTTCCGCTGGACGAGTGCACGCTGGTCGCCGCGTTGGACACCCGCAGTCGGCACGTGCGAAATCTCCGGCACAACCCGAGATTCGCGCTGCAGATCCTGGCCGACGACCTGGTGCTCGCGGTGAGCGGCCGGGCCGAGTTCGTCGTGGGCGAGCTGGCCTCAGCGCCGTTTCCCGCGTCGGCCGTTCGGCTCTCCCTGGAGACCGTGGTGGACCAGCAGCTGCCTCAGATGCAGTTCCGGGGGCCGAGTTACACCTTCGACATCACCAAGGGGCATCGCGACGCGGTGGAACGTCGGGTGCTCGCGGAGCTTGCCGCCACAGATCCCCGACCACCGTGGTCGACCGACCGACAGGAAGAACCCGCCTGA
- a CDS encoding acyl-CoA dehydrogenase family protein: MLDHRLDEEYEALRSTVAEFARAEVAPVIGDYYEREEFPYPIVAGMAEMGLFGLPFPESYGGMGGDYFALCLALEELARVDSSVAITLEAGVSLGAMPIYRFGTEQQRQRWLPELCAGRKLAAFGLTEADGGSDASATRTTARAQDDHWVINGSKSFITNSGTDITSLVTVTAVTGTREDGRKEISAIAVPSGTPGFTVAGKYSKVGWNASDTHELAFADVRVPAENLIGERGRGYAQFLRILDEGRIAIAALGVGLAQGCVDESLRYASEREAFGRNIGAYQAIQFKIADMELRAHTARLAYYHAASRMLRGEPFKKEAAIAKLVSSNAAMDNAREATQIFGGYGFMNETPVGRFYRDAKILEIGEGTSEVQRMLIARELGMSA, translated from the coding sequence ATGCTCGATCATCGGCTCGACGAGGAGTACGAGGCACTGCGGTCCACGGTGGCCGAGTTCGCTCGGGCAGAGGTGGCGCCGGTGATCGGCGACTACTACGAACGCGAGGAATTCCCTTATCCGATCGTGGCCGGGATGGCCGAGATGGGCCTGTTCGGGCTCCCGTTCCCCGAGTCCTACGGCGGGATGGGCGGCGACTACTTCGCCCTGTGCCTGGCCCTGGAGGAACTGGCCAGGGTGGACTCCTCGGTGGCGATCACCCTCGAAGCAGGCGTCTCCCTCGGGGCGATGCCGATCTACCGCTTCGGTACCGAACAACAGCGGCAACGCTGGCTGCCCGAACTATGTGCGGGCCGCAAGCTCGCGGCCTTCGGCCTCACCGAGGCCGACGGCGGTTCCGATGCCTCTGCCACCAGGACCACGGCCCGTGCCCAGGACGACCACTGGGTGATCAACGGCAGCAAGTCGTTCATCACCAACTCGGGCACCGACATCACCTCGCTGGTCACCGTCACCGCGGTGACGGGCACCAGGGAGGACGGGCGCAAGGAGATCTCGGCGATCGCGGTGCCCTCGGGCACCCCGGGCTTCACGGTGGCGGGCAAGTACTCGAAGGTCGGGTGGAATGCATCGGATACCCACGAGCTGGCCTTCGCCGATGTCAGAGTCCCCGCTGAGAACCTCATCGGCGAGCGGGGACGCGGCTACGCGCAATTCCTCCGCATTCTCGACGAGGGACGCATCGCCATCGCGGCACTCGGCGTCGGACTCGCCCAGGGCTGCGTGGACGAAAGCCTGCGTTATGCCTCCGAACGAGAGGCCTTCGGGCGCAACATCGGCGCCTATCAGGCCATCCAGTTCAAGATCGCCGACATGGAACTACGGGCCCACACCGCTCGGCTGGCCTACTACCACGCCGCCTCCCGAATGCTGCGCGGTGAGCCGTTCAAGAAGGAGGCCGCGATCGCGAAGCTGGTCAGCTCCAACGCGGCGATGGACAACGCCAGGGAGGCGACTCAGATCTTCGGCGGCTACGGCTTCATGAACGAGACCCCGGTCGGCCGGTTCTATCGGGACGCCAAGATCCTGGAGATCGGCGAGGGAACCTCCGAGGTGCAGCGGATGCTCATCGCGCGTGAGTTGGGTATGTCGGCCTGA
- a CDS encoding IclR family transcriptional regulator: protein MSRTSRPTTVSDGTQQADPPRGAKTLDSGLRILWELRENPDGLLHGELSRRLGIERTAVYRLIGTLQANRLVTKSDDGRYQLALGVLELASSVLPQLRRSFAQQLRELAEISQATAFVTALDGANTCVVVAVTEPSTTITHVAYRVGTRHEADRGASGIAILAGRPPVLGERAAITEARQRGYSVTSGELQTGAWGIAAPIRPPHGHPVASVGIVAIGQGDESAIAPVVLRIADVMSAGEQF from the coding sequence ATGAGCAGGACCTCCCGGCCCACTACCGTTTCCGACGGCACGCAGCAGGCCGACCCGCCGCGCGGAGCCAAGACGCTCGACAGCGGGCTTCGGATCCTCTGGGAACTCCGCGAGAATCCCGACGGACTACTACACGGCGAGCTGTCCCGACGCCTGGGCATCGAGCGCACCGCCGTCTATCGACTCATCGGCACCTTGCAGGCCAACCGGCTCGTGACCAAGTCCGACGACGGTCGATACCAACTCGCCCTCGGCGTGTTGGAGCTGGCGTCCTCGGTGTTGCCGCAACTTCGCCGGAGTTTCGCGCAGCAATTGCGTGAGCTGGCGGAGATCTCCCAGGCCACGGCGTTCGTCACGGCGCTCGATGGGGCCAATACCTGCGTCGTCGTCGCGGTGACCGAGCCGTCCACCACGATCACCCACGTCGCCTACCGGGTCGGCACCCGGCACGAGGCCGACCGGGGCGCATCGGGCATCGCCATTCTGGCGGGCAGGCCGCCGGTGCTGGGCGAACGAGCGGCCATCACCGAGGCACGACAGCGGGGCTACTCGGTGACCAGCGGCGAACTCCAGACCGGCGCGTGGGGTATCGCGGCCCCGATCCGACCGCCGCACGGCCACCCGGTGGCCAGCGTCGGCATCGTGGCCATCGGCCAGGGCGACGAGTCGGCCATCGCTCCCGTGGTACTGCGGATCGCCGACGTGATGAGCGCGGGCGAACAATTCTGA
- a CDS encoding carboxyl transferase domain-containing protein produces MDAPVLSSAGDPHGAAFRRNVDAHTALVQDLRQRLSVAAKGGPERARTRHLERGKLLPRDRVDTLLDPGSRFLELSPLAANGLYSDDAPGAGLIAGVGRIAGRECVVVANDATVKGGTYYPMTVKKHLRAQEVALHNRLPCLYLVDSGGAFLPRQDEVFPDREHFGRIFYNQATMSAQGIPQLSAVLGSCTAGGAYVPAMSDENVIVRGQGTIFLGGPPLVKAATGEVVTSEELGGGDLHSRVSGVTDHLANDDADALRILRSIVSTLPPRTPAAWEIAPTEEPVVDPAELYGVVPVDSRTPYDVREVIARVVDGSRFNEFKPDYGPTLVTGFARVHGHPVGIVANNGILFGESALKGAHFIQLCDQRSIPLVFLQNISGFMVGREYEAGGIAKHGAKMVTAVACARVPKFTVVIGGSFGAGNYSMCGRAFAPRFLWMWPNARISVMGGEQAASVLATVRRDQLEAKGEEWSAADEDAFTAPIRAQYEEQGDPYYATARLWDDGVIDPADTRTVLGLALSTSANAPLAPVNYGVFRM; encoded by the coding sequence ATGGACGCACCCGTGCTGTCCAGCGCTGGCGATCCCCACGGCGCGGCCTTTCGCCGCAACGTCGACGCGCACACGGCGCTGGTCCAGGACCTGCGGCAACGGCTGTCGGTGGCGGCCAAGGGCGGCCCGGAACGTGCCCGGACCCGACACCTCGAACGCGGCAAGCTTCTGCCGAGGGACCGGGTGGACACGCTGCTCGATCCCGGTTCCCGTTTCCTGGAGCTCTCCCCGCTGGCCGCGAACGGCCTGTACTCGGACGACGCGCCGGGCGCGGGACTGATCGCGGGCGTCGGCCGGATCGCGGGCCGGGAATGCGTGGTGGTCGCCAACGACGCCACCGTCAAGGGCGGCACCTACTACCCGATGACGGTCAAGAAGCATCTGCGCGCTCAGGAAGTGGCGCTGCACAACCGGTTGCCCTGTCTGTACCTGGTCGACTCCGGCGGCGCCTTCCTGCCCAGACAGGACGAGGTCTTCCCGGACCGAGAACACTTCGGTCGCATCTTCTACAACCAGGCGACGATGTCCGCCCAGGGCATCCCGCAGCTCTCGGCGGTGCTCGGTTCCTGCACCGCGGGCGGCGCCTACGTACCCGCGATGAGCGATGAGAACGTGATCGTCCGAGGTCAGGGCACCATCTTCCTGGGTGGCCCTCCCTTGGTGAAGGCCGCGACCGGCGAGGTGGTCACCTCGGAGGAACTCGGCGGCGGCGACCTGCACTCCAGGGTCTCGGGCGTGACCGACCACCTGGCGAACGACGACGCGGACGCGCTGCGCATCCTGCGCTCCATCGTGTCGACTCTTCCGCCGCGCACCCCGGCGGCCTGGGAGATCGCACCCACCGAGGAACCCGTGGTCGACCCGGCCGAGCTCTACGGCGTGGTCCCGGTGGACTCGCGGACGCCCTACGACGTCCGCGAGGTGATCGCGCGGGTCGTCGATGGCAGCCGGTTCAACGAGTTCAAGCCGGATTACGGCCCGACCCTGGTCACGGGCTTCGCGCGCGTCCACGGTCATCCGGTCGGCATCGTGGCCAACAACGGCATCCTCTTCGGGGAGTCCGCGCTCAAGGGCGCGCACTTCATCCAGCTCTGCGATCAACGCTCGATTCCGCTGGTCTTCCTGCAGAACATCAGCGGGTTCATGGTCGGTCGGGAGTACGAGGCCGGTGGTATCGCCAAACACGGCGCGAAGATGGTCACCGCCGTGGCCTGCGCCCGCGTCCCGAAGTTCACCGTGGTCATCGGTGGTTCCTTCGGCGCGGGCAACTACAGCATGTGCGGGCGGGCCTTCGCGCCCCGTTTCCTGTGGATGTGGCCCAACGCGCGGATCTCGGTGATGGGCGGTGAGCAGGCCGCCTCGGTGTTGGCCACCGTCCGAAGGGACCAGCTCGAAGCCAAGGGCGAGGAGTGGTCGGCGGCCGACGAGGACGCGTTCACCGCACCGATTCGAGCGCAGTACGAAGAACAGGGCGACCCCTACTACGCGACCGCTCGGCTGTGGGACGACGGCGTGATCGACCCGGCGGACACCCGCACGGTGCTCGGACTGGCGCTGTCGACCTCGGCGAACGCACCGCTGGCGCCGGTGAACTACGGCGTCTTCCGCATGTGA